One segment of uncultured Fibrobacter sp. DNA contains the following:
- a CDS encoding glycoside hydrolase family 44 protein has protein sequence MFGNTVEKYLFAGALCASATAGSAFAAQNVVTVDDTQPGIAINKDHMLAADLAIWNPPTRYFDMAPALVDGGYNVFRFPNGSLSNDYHWNGSGSYDSTGLWTPSEKEWTPGFLGETVYRGTTKDNWGFVRRSHLADGNMETMWWGEILDPNDPPWIVVEFKEKKDLDSLIIDWGTLRPKSFEFSYWTEDYAPYPGVHQGLENKLKAVGTVKVTSEQSKYKFAQIKARYVAIRFKTPDLPSKGVQVREMKLYSGSDDLLAGNEYKFFAVSTRNGDKPRTDWTNIKWHFEEFMAYISKIPNAQALICVNAGTGTAKEAAAWVKYANVKKKYGIKQWQIGNELDGEWEESGPLSARQYAARFVEYARAMKAVDPSIILHGPLFSSHKMQEKGAGFGDGKFWVAEFLRIVGEAEKKDGKRYLDVFDLHTYPYWAPDNLNAKDMLKATMDIGHNADTLDAWMKLYLDGERRISLSEFSTSVLGSEIWMDYPQAAGAANVFAQYAVRFGNRLQALPWDAFGNVFEGPDHTWGTISMTALVKEGSWNKLQSLELTAEYFGVYMVFKRFLEDGYAVVPVKSSTESVTPYAICKNDSCRVMLVNMTDSKQVVQVDRASGASDQVRTEVDVFGPDQFKWVGDQKDAYPYPKMGPSGRRMNPSKSKDVEIPGFGLAIVRINPRVVGLDAQTKAKAAVPEVIAAALEKKVLLAGDTLDLFVTARQEDGQLTGGIVKIANWGKAGTLTQPVNPDDGKWNSSIESFHAKIPVPAGISNGKREIQVVLQGLGKKQTVLKVPFRIRGAYRTTSVMQNFDNGIDAVDWFPVVNGDNATSMDAKVYNGNPPLGGYIRHDFIVEQPPDLGWPNYSGAYYVLPPEVKKSVGIVFDYATTHNNPQGYIELQIMSEQVKDYDEFMIRLKNTRGNWVRDTLIWENMKQEGWGKTIPQLDPTKIKNFAFRARHSGKGYISLDNIYLLQEDGEEVPMPKGLRRLR, from the coding sequence ATGTGTTCCGTTTCCCGAACGGGAGTTTGTCAAACGATTACCACTGGAATGGTTCGGGCAGCTACGACAGCACGGGCCTCTGGACTCCGAGCGAAAAGGAATGGACTCCAGGGTTCCTGGGCGAGACTGTTTACCGCGGGACGACCAAGGACAACTGGGGATTTGTCCGCCGCAGCCACTTGGCCGACGGCAACATGGAAACGATGTGGTGGGGCGAAATCTTGGACCCGAACGATCCGCCTTGGATTGTTGTGGAGTTCAAGGAAAAGAAGGACTTGGATTCCTTGATTATCGATTGGGGAACGCTTCGTCCGAAGTCTTTCGAATTCTCTTACTGGACCGAAGATTATGCGCCTTATCCGGGTGTGCACCAGGGCCTGGAAAACAAGCTGAAGGCCGTAGGCACGGTGAAGGTGACGTCGGAACAGTCAAAGTACAAGTTTGCGCAAATCAAGGCACGCTATGTGGCTATCCGCTTCAAGACTCCGGATTTGCCCAGCAAGGGCGTGCAGGTGCGCGAGATGAAACTTTATAGCGGCAGCGACGACCTGCTTGCCGGTAACGAGTACAAGTTCTTTGCGGTGTCCACTCGCAACGGCGACAAACCGCGTACCGACTGGACGAACATCAAGTGGCATTTCGAGGAGTTCATGGCGTACATCTCCAAGATTCCTAACGCACAGGCGCTCATCTGCGTGAACGCGGGAACGGGTACGGCCAAGGAGGCCGCCGCATGGGTGAAGTACGCAAACGTGAAGAAGAAGTACGGAATCAAGCAGTGGCAAATCGGCAACGAGCTCGATGGCGAATGGGAAGAATCCGGCCCGCTGTCGGCAAGGCAGTATGCCGCCCGATTTGTCGAGTATGCTCGCGCCATGAAGGCCGTGGACCCCTCCATCATTTTGCACGGGCCGCTGTTCAGTTCGCACAAGATGCAAGAGAAGGGTGCCGGTTTCGGGGACGGCAAGTTCTGGGTCGCCGAATTCCTGCGCATTGTGGGCGAGGCCGAAAAGAAGGATGGCAAGCGCTATCTGGATGTGTTTGACTTGCACACTTACCCGTACTGGGCACCCGATAACCTGAATGCGAAGGACATGCTCAAGGCGACGATGGATATCGGGCACAATGCCGATACGCTGGATGCCTGGATGAAGCTTTATCTGGACGGGGAACGCCGTATTTCGCTTTCGGAATTCAGTACGTCTGTGCTGGGAAGTGAAATTTGGATGGACTACCCGCAGGCTGCGGGCGCCGCGAACGTCTTTGCACAATATGCGGTCCGCTTTGGCAACCGCTTGCAAGCATTGCCCTGGGATGCTTTCGGTAACGTCTTTGAAGGCCCGGACCACACGTGGGGCACTATCAGCATGACGGCTCTTGTCAAGGAAGGTTCCTGGAATAAATTGCAAAGTCTGGAACTTACTGCGGAATACTTTGGTGTCTACATGGTATTCAAGCGCTTCCTCGAAGACGGCTACGCCGTTGTCCCCGTGAAAAGTTCTACAGAAAGCGTGACTCCGTACGCCATCTGCAAAAACGACAGTTGCCGTGTCATGCTTGTCAACATGACCGATTCCAAGCAGGTTGTCCAGGTGGACCGTGCAAGCGGCGCTTCGGACCAGGTGCGTACCGAAGTGGACGTGTTCGGCCCGGATCAGTTCAAGTGGGTTGGCGACCAGAAGGATGCATACCCGTATCCCAAAATGGGGCCGAGTGGACGTCGTATGAATCCGAGCAAGAGCAAGGATGTTGAAATTCCCGGATTTGGTTTGGCTATCGTGCGTATCAATCCCCGTGTAGTTGGGCTGGACGCTCAAACGAAAGCGAAAGCTGCTGTGCCTGAGGTGATTGCTGCCGCGCTGGAGAAGAAGGTTCTGCTTGCCGGGGATACGCTGGACTTGTTCGTGACTGCAAGGCAAGAAGACGGGCAGTTGACCGGTGGTATCGTGAAAATTGCTAACTGGGGCAAGGCTGGGACGCTTACGCAGCCTGTCAATCCGGATGATGGCAAGTGGAATTCGTCCATCGAGAGTTTCCATGCGAAAATCCCCGTGCCTGCAGGAATCTCCAACGGAAAACGCGAAATTCAGGTGGTATTACAGGGCTTGGGTAAGAAACAAACCGTGCTCAAGGTTCCGTTCCGCATCCGCGGCGCCTACCGCACCACAAGCGTGATGCAAAACTTCGACAATGGAATCGATGCGGTGGACTGGTTCCCGGTTGTCAACGGCGACAATGCAACTTCGATGGATGCCAAGGTGTATAACGGCAATCCTCCGCTCGGTGGCTACATCCGTCATGACTTCATCGTCGAACAGCCGCCTGACTTGGGTTGGCCCAACTACTCCGGCGCCTATTATGTGCTGCCGCCCGAGGTGAAAAAATCGGTGGGTATCGTGTTCGACTATGCTACAACCCACAACAACCCGCAAGGTTATATAGAATTGCAGATTATGAGCGAACAGGTGAAGGACTACGACGAGTTCATGATTCGCCTCAAGAATACGCGTGGCAACTGGGTGCGCGACACGCTCATTTGGGAAAACATGAAGCAAGAAGGCTGGGGCAAGACGATTCCGCAGCTTGACCCGACAAAAATCAAGAATTTCGCATTCCGCGCACGCCACAGCGGCAAAGGTTACATCAGCCTCGACAACATTTACCTGTTGCAAGAAGACGGCGAAGAAGTCCCGATGCCCAAAGGCCTACGGAGACTGAGGTAA
- a CDS encoding DUF1232 domain-containing protein, producing MDKEPEVHDVKELNGASPMQKGLAVFLVIMSLLYTVSPIDLAPDAVPVVGWIDDIGFLVTATMNAVQQFTKDQNSAMVKILKYAKWFMVIAVVIAALLLGGLIAAIVALIVK from the coding sequence ATGGATAAAGAACCCGAAGTACACGATGTGAAGGAATTGAACGGCGCCTCGCCTATGCAGAAGGGGCTTGCCGTTTTCCTCGTCATCATGTCTCTTTTATACACTGTGTCGCCCATCGACTTGGCGCCAGATGCCGTCCCCGTAGTGGGCTGGATTGACGACATCGGATTCCTCGTGACCGCGACAATGAATGCTGTGCAGCAGTTCACGAAGGACCAGAATTCCGCCATGGTGAAAATCCTGAAATACGCCAAGTGGTTTATGGTCATCGCAGTCGTGATTGCCGCGTTGCTACTCGGCGGTTTGATTGCAGCGATTGTGGCATTGATTGTGAAGTAA